A stretch of DNA from Schistocerca americana isolate TAMUIC-IGC-003095 chromosome 3, iqSchAmer2.1, whole genome shotgun sequence:
TCCCGTAAACAAAGTTCTCAAAATtatcactgactggttttctgtAAACAGTCTCACCATaatttttaaaaagacacaacatactcAGCTTTGGACATCTAGGGATAATACACCAATGATAAGTATAGCACATGACGACAAAATAATAATTatggtggaaacttcaaaactctTAGCTATCCTTAGAATGAGAAGTTAAATTAGAAATAGTACATTTCACAACTCCCGATACAAATGAATTCAGCCacatttgtatttaaaattattgGAAATCTTGTGaaaagacaaatcagtaagttaacatattttcattccgcaatgtcatatggaataatgttgtggggtaactgtaactcatctttaagaaagaatgtCTCCATTGCACAAAAAAGTGCCACAAGAATAATATGAAGTGCTCAaacacgatcatcttgtagacatctatttATTGAATTGAGCATCCTGACTACCGCTTCACAGTATACTTATTTCCTCatgaagtctgttgtaaataatccactacagttcaaaacgcacaacactgtgaaaaataaaataccagaaggaaaaaagaCATTCACTACTCCACACGAAGGTTAAatgtagcacaaaaaggggtgcagaatgctgcaacaaaagtctttgatcacttgCCCAGTAGTATAAAATGCCCAACTGACAGTAAAGTAAAATGTGAAAACAAACTGaggaagtttctccttgacaactcccccTATTCCacagtaaaatttattttactGTAATGTGTATAAGGTGGTGAGTAGGGATTACAAACTCACACCTCTATatcttttctattttctttttgtgaaaAGAGGTAAAGCTTGAAGTTCAGAATGTAACTGAATGTACAAATTAtctgatgtaaatgtaaaatgacacgttccacttcATTATGATCTAATTAACTGTGCTAAGCCAGACAACAAACAGGTCAACAGTGAGTCGTACATATTATGGAAACTTCCATTTGTTGCTTACGTGTGGATTTAGCTTCTGAAGAAATTAGGGCACCATCAAAATACATACATTTAGGAAACAGAAAAATGCTGCCCTTTATGTAATTTGAATACATTAAGCCATATAAACCTCTTCACAGTGGGATTTACTTTCTTCTTTGCAGCACTAGGGAACTGTGAGAAGATAAATGTGCCAGTTGATAACATATGAGAAAATTACTATCATATCTCCTTGAATATACAAGAACTGTGTTTCATACAAGAGCTACATTAATcacatcataaaatatcaaaataaaagTTCTTACTAAAAGCAATATTTATAGATACTTCGTGTATTGTTTAGCAACTGCAATTCATGCACATAATTTGCAAATCAAAATTCATGCTATTATACATTTTGTATCTGTAAATTGGTGTTTTACTACGACATTTACTTATGTTCTCTTTCCTTTCCTCACAGTAAATGTGTCATATATACAGTTTACTAGTAAAGGGTGTGATGCATCAAAAATTCAGTGATACAGAAAATACTGCTCAAGATCACCTGGGCATGTGTAATGGTTAACCATATTTAGGTACAATCATATTGTGACAATCAGCTTTATTTACTGAACACAACTTCTTTAACAAACGGACTTGAGTGTATTTATTTGTTGCGTAACGGGAACATATACCTATTAATAGTTATGGTTGTATTTGAGCTGAACTCGCTACATAAAGTTAAATAAATGTGTAGGCTTCATCTTATTTTTAAAGTTCCAGGTTGTGCATGTATGAACTGGGCAGGCCTGGGTAGGGCTGAACGGGAAATACAAAACCCCAGTTGTTACTGTTAACGCATCGTGGGCGTCTTAATTTGTTAGAACCCTTGCATCACAAAATCGTAAGCAAAGTGGTTTAGCGATTCAAAGCACGTTTCAGATATTCATTGTCCCTGTAATTTAAACTAGTTGGACTGCTCTGTCTAAAATTTATGGTAGTGCCACATTCACGCTTTAAGAATTGACCTGAAAGAGGCAGGTGTCTAACGATATGGTAAAGAGACATCATATGAAAATAATTAACAATTTAAATGAGCATAACAAAGAAATGTTATTACCGTACCCGTTCTAAGATACGTGTCTCGGTTTTTGCAATAAATATCGCGTTCATTTCGCTTCGCTAAACAAGAACTGAAatctaaaacagttttctttttgcaaataaaaaaataaaaatattattcacGGGGAACAAAAAGCAACACAGCTAAACTTTAATAATTTTGGCTTCCAATCAATAAAATGTGATTCTTATTAAACGGGCCATAACTGATATGTCGTGGTCGGATATTGTTTTGAGAAGCTGGATGATTGGTATAGTCAAAGAAGATTGATTGTAGTCTGAAAAAGTTGTCTCGTAGCACTGGCTGTTGTAAAGACGGCCATAATTTGCACCACGGAAAGAAGTTTATTATGATGGCAAATGGCGTTATGGACTTTTATTGACAGTAGAAGTAGTCAGACGGGGAGAAATCTCAATTTTAAAGTGTCACAGACACCGTTGGGCCGTCCAATCTTAATTCCCTTTGCTGAATGTTTACCTCGATTCGATGCCATATTTATCAAAAACGCCGAGGAAATTATTGACTTTGTGTACACATCCTATGGCAATTTAATCACGCTTTAACTGGATCATGTTTGTGAAATGTGTACAAAATAATGGAAACAGTATGTTGTGTTATTCATAAAATGTAAACTTGCTGCCCATAAATGAGTAAATTAAGCATCTCCCTCCATGTAGCTTCCTTTGACCCGAAATGAGTTATAATAATTGCTGATTTTCCAGACCTTCTTCATTGCAAGTGTTGAATGTCGAATGTAATAATGGAACATTATTATCTCGAAAGCTTAGCGTGTTTAAGTAAGTTTCTTGATAAATAATTCtgggaaatgtattttattttaatatatggTACGAGTATGCAACGTCGGAGTTTATGTCAGTTTTCTTACACGAAcagtgaattattatattcttttgtaTGTCCCTTGAGTACCACAGGTAAAAACAAATCAAATCTGGTGATGTGGAGTAGGGAattgaaggaaaggaagaaaatttaTGTACACCCCTGTTCAGGTGTGTGGATTCAATAAAAGTCTTtcgaaaataaatatttcttgcGCTGGTTTTATATCGGAAAAATAGAATCCAGTAGTTTATCATGTTGCCAGAGTTTCACCCCAAGCCAATAAGAGACAGCCGCAATCCTTATCTACAATACATGGGCGTGCGGCTTGTGCATATCGCAACTAGCACTGCACAGCTCAACTGCAAGAAAATGCGCGCCTCGAATCGATCTACGTATGCCACCTACACCATCCACTGTCCTCTGGAAAGTATGCGCATTCTCAAATAAACAGTGGAAGGGAAGCATGCCAAAAAGCGGACAGCGGATAACAGACAGGAAAAACTATGCAGTGGTCAAATCTTTTTATCAGTGCTCTCGGTAGCTCACAGCTGTACTGCACCGCACTATGGCGCAAATTTGTCAATTTTTTCCAAGACTTCAAATAACAGGTCTAATTacctgaaatttactacagaatttCAATTTTGGTTGTATATCTTAAGCACTAAAGGCAATAAAATACGAACTAACTTGACTAACGCACTTTCCTAAAACCGCAACGCTTCGGCGATGATTAAAACAGTAAacatatttcatacttcataatacCACTATTTTGTGTCCTTACCTGCTAAATATGATCGAATGAAGTAATGGTTAAATTTCTGCAGCCAACAGTAAGGCAGAAAACAAAGTAGACAATTTTTAAGCTATTTTGTTGTGAACCCACTTCTTCCTCTCAGATCTCTCTTTGGACTTTTCACCGTTCTCCTTGCACCCTTTTCTCCTCCCGGTTCATGTAAAAGGTGGACGTAGGGGGAACGAAAACTGTTACGGAATGATAGCCGATAACCGCCAACGCCGCATACACAAAGATGCGCAGAGTGCGTAGTTTCGTATCTGCGCAGATTTCCGTTCTGGACGCTTCCACCTTTTCCCGTCATCAGCAGTGTGCAGCAGTCGCTACAGACGGTAGCAGGTAGAAGGTTTTATGCTGTTGGCGGTGCTGGCAGAGTGATCGGGTAGCTGCTGaagtattttgttatttttgtgcAAAGTTCCGTATTTTTTAAAAAGTAGCGACAGAAGAGGTAATAATGCAGTTACAGAACATTTTTATCTGTTTATCGCATGTGGTTAAATATACGGTCTAATTTAATTTGATGTGATCTCACCACCCTTTGTACTAACTACGGAGGAACTGTATACTAAGTTTGTAACTAGTTTATGTACAATGtttatcatttaatttttttatgtttgtcgaTTGACAAACTGGTATAATTTAGTGTACGTGTTCTAAAACTTGGTCTTTTTGTATTGAATGGTATTGACCCAGCCATCTTGTCTAGTTCGTGCAGTGAAGCGGCCATTGTGCAGTGGCGTCGCCCCCACCCTAGTGTAGGGTCAGTCAATGCAGTGCGGCAAGATGCGTAGTTAATCAAATTTCAGTCATCTTTAAATTCTTTTCCAGGAACTGAATCGATATGGGATCAGAACAGCAGTTTTGTTTGAGGTGGAATAATCATCAAAGCACTTTGGTTGCTGTTTTTGATACTTTACTGGAGAGTGGAACTTTGGTTGACTGCACTTTGGCAGCTGAAGGCCAATACTTGAAAGCGCATAAAGTAGTTCTTTCCGCGTGTAGTCCTTACTTTGAGGTAAGTGTGGTGCTAAAATATTAGTATACAAATTACTAACTAATTTAACAAATTCGGATATGTGTTTCTAACTCTTGTTTTTCCTCCATTACAGCTCCTGCTGAGTCAGCATTATGAGAAACACCCGATCGTTATTCTTAAAGATGTGAAATTCCAAGAATTGAAAGCTATGATGGATTATATGTATCGGGGTGAAGTGAATATTTCTCAAGATCAATTAGGAGCTTTATTGAAAGCCGCCGAATCTCTGCAGATAAAGGGTTTATCGGATAGCGGTGGCGGAGGTACAGAGAGGGAAGTGGAACCTAAGAGGAGAAAAGAATCGGTTCCACCTCCTCCCACACCAGCAAGAACGCCACCTATTCTACAGCATTCGTCGTCGGGCCTCACTATCGAGCATCGACGAACGGCGCAGCCATCTCAAGTTCCGCAAGTTATTGATTTACCCGAGGATGCCCCGCCGCCGATGCCGTTGCAGAAGATGGCCACGACGAGGGAGGGCAGCATTTCGCCCGTCTCACGTAAACGGAAGAAGCATAGACGCCGATCAAGTTGTGATGAGAACAGTTTAGGGGCACCTGGTGTTTTACCATCAACTGACAATCACGAAACAAGTAGCTCGTGTGAACTTCCACCCCAATCGCAGGTACCTCCTGCTCCAAGTATACCCGCCACCATAACGCCGGTTACGTCGACGCCAATACCCAAACCGTCGTTAGATACCCAGTTAAGTCATACAACTGAGGAGAAAAACAGTGACTCTGAGATTATGAGCAAACCTTTGGCCTCAGTGCAAGGTGCTGTAGCCTCCCCACAGACAATGCCAATTGAACCTGAACCTGTTGTGCATAAAGTAGAGCCACAGACTGAACCTCTATTAGAACCAAAGTCAGAGTACCTGGAGGAAGTGAACGATGACAGTGTGGAGGACTTGACTTTAGATGATGACATGGACGATATGGATCAGCCTAGAGCGGGTCCTTCGCATGGTGGGGAGGGTTCCAGCAGTCAAGGAACAGGTTAGTGTCGACAGTATATTATGTGTACATCTTGATCTTCAGATTTCGAACGTTTAGCTTGAATTAATGCTTGGTAGATTTAGCTCATTTTTTCCTAGCAGTCAGTAAAATTTTTCGGCATTGTCAGTCATTAAAAGCATACGCAAAGATATGAAATGATGGGTGTGTATCTGCAGGCTTTGCACCGTGGCATGTAACTGCAACTGACAGATCGACGGATGAAGTCTTCATGGCTGCGCAGGAAGCGGTTGGTGCTCATAGGGATTCTCAAGGTAAGAGAAAAGTTTTACTGATTATTAGCATATTTCTACGCAAAGTCGGAACATTGTGATTTAAAGTGTAGCTATTTTGTACTACACCGATCGGAAATTGTCTATTCTGGCCGATTTGTTGCTTTGCGGAGAAATATGCGTTCATGTAATTGGGAGGATGTGCCAGCAAATAAATTATGTACTGTCAAGAAAGTGTAC
This window harbors:
- the LOC124605166 gene encoding longitudinals lacking protein isoform X12 gives rise to the protein MGSEQQFCLRWNNHQSTLVAVFDTLLESGTLVDCTLAAEGQYLKAHKVVLSACSPYFELLLSQHYEKHPIVILKDVKFQELKAMMDYMYRGEVNISQDQLGALLKAAESLQIKGLSDSGGGGTEREVEPKRRKESVPPPPTPARTPPILQHSSSGLTIEHRRTAQPSQVPQVIDLPEDAPPPMPLQKMATTREGSISPVSRKRKKHRRRSSCDENSLGAPGVLPSTDNHETSSSCELPPQSQVPPAPSIPATITPVTSTPIPKPSLDTQLSHTTEEKNSDSEIMSKPLASVQGAVASPQTMPIEPEPVVHKVEPQTEPLLEPKSEYLEEVNDDSVEDLTLDDDMDDMDQPRAGPSHGGEGSSSQGTGFAPWHVTATDRSTDEVFMAAQEAVGAHRDSQDSERLWSSYYEGWTCPPSPQKFGEIVSVVSINSEERKKFKCPNCLKGYCSRGTLLRHLKLECGKDPQFHCPNCSYQTKHKSNLQRHLAIHRID
- the LOC124605166 gene encoding longitudinals lacking protein isoform X9, whose translation is MGSEQQFCLRWNNHQSTLVAVFDTLLESGTLVDCTLAAEGQYLKAHKVVLSACSPYFELLLSQHYEKHPIVILKDVKFQELKAMMDYMYRGEVNISQDQLGALLKAAESLQIKGLSDSGGGGTEREVEPKRRKESVPPPPTPARTPPILQHSSSGLTIEHRRTAQPSQVPQVIDLPEDAPPPMPLQKMATTREGSISPVSRKRKKHRRRSSCDENSLGAPGVLPSTDNHETSSSCELPPQSQVPPAPSIPATITPVTSTPIPKPSLDTQLSHTTEEKNSDSEIMSKPLASVQGAVASPQTMPIEPEPVVHKVEPQTEPLLEPKSEYLEEVNDDSVEDLTLDDDMDDMDQPRAGPSHGGEGSSSQGTGFAPWHVTATDRSTDEVFMAAQEAVGAHRDSQDDKDWQWSTYPPPTKQFHQHPHGREAELLSDSERLWSSYYEGWTCPPSPQKFGEIVSVVSINSEERKKFKCPNCLKGYCSRGTLLRHLKLECGKDPQFHCPNCSYQTKHKSNLQRHLAIHRID
- the LOC124605166 gene encoding longitudinals lacking protein, isoforms F/I/K/T isoform X8, with amino-acid sequence MGSEQQFCLRWNNHQSTLVAVFDTLLESGTLVDCTLAAEGQYLKAHKVVLSACSPYFELLLSQHYEKHPIVILKDVKFQELKAMMDYMYRGEVNISQDQLGALLKAAESLQIKGLSDSGGGGTEREVEPKRRKESVPPPPTPARTPPILQHSSSGLTIEHRRTAQPSQVPQVIDLPEDAPPPMPLQKMATTREGSISPVSRKRKKHRRRSSCDENSLGAPGVLPSTDNHETSSSCELPPQSQVPPAPSIPATITPVTSTPIPKPSLDTQLSHTTEEKNSDSEIMSKPLASVQGAVASPQTMPIEPEPVVHKVEPQTEPLLEPKSEYLEEVNDDSVEDLTLDDDMDDMDQPRAGPSHGGEGSSSQGTGFAPWHVTATDRSTDEVFMAAQEAVGAHRDSQDDKDWQWSTYPPPTKQFHQHPHGREAELLSGYSTTLTLKKDFQPVSSLLPSQPDPFPCTRCGKLYKWRTNLLRHIRLECGKEPQFQCPFCPKKTNRNDTLVSHIKLVHRIPVPARNADGNFLAPEDCR
- the LOC124605166 gene encoding longitudinals lacking protein, isoforms H/M/V isoform X17, with product MGSEQQFCLRWNNHQSTLVAVFDTLLESGTLVDCTLAAEGQYLKAHKVVLSACSPYFELLLSQHYEKHPIVILKDVKFQELKAMMDYMYRGEVNISQDQLGALLKAAESLQIKGLSDSGGGGTEREVEPKRRKESVPPPPTPARTPPILQHSSSGLTIEHRRTAQPSQVPQVIDLPEDAPPPMPLQKMATTREGSISPVSRKRKKHRRRSSCDENSLGAPGVLPSTDNHETSSSCELPPQSQVPPAPSIPATITPVTSTPIPKPSLDTQLSHTTEEKNSDSEIMSKPLASVQGAVASPQTMPIEPEPVVHKVEPQTEPLLEPKSEYLEEVNDDSVEDLTLDDDMDDMDQPRAGPSHGGEGSSSQGTGFAPWHVTATDRSTDEVFMAAQEAVGAHRDSQDDKDWQWSTYPPPTKQFHQHPHGREAELLSDSERLWSSYYEGWTCPPSPQKFGEIVSVVLSVWGLF
- the LOC124605166 gene encoding longitudinals lacking protein, isoforms H/M/V isoform X19, giving the protein MGSEQQFCLRWNNHQSTLVAVFDTLLESGTLVDCTLAAEGQYLKAHKVVLSACSPYFELLLSQHYEKHPIVILKDVKFQELKAMMDYMYRGEVNISQDQLGALLKAAESLQIKGLSDSGGGGTEREVEPKRRKESVPPPPTPARTPPILQHSSSGLTIEHRRTAQPSQVPQVIDLPEDAPPPMPLQKMATTREGSISPVSRKRKKHRRRSSCDENSLGAPGVLPSTDNHETSSSCELPPQSQVPPAPSIPATITPVTSTPIPKPSLDTQLSHTTEEKNSDSEIMSKPLASVQGAVASPQTMPIEPEPVVHKVEPQTEPLLEPKSEYLEEVNDDSVEDLTLDDDMDDMDQPRAGPSHGGEGSSSQGTGFAPWHVTATDRSTDEVFMAAQEAVGAHRDSQDSERLWSSYYEGWTCPPSPQKFGEIVSVVLSVWGLF